A portion of the Streptococcus sp. Marseille-Q6470 genome contains these proteins:
- the trpB gene encoding tryptophan synthase subunit beta produces MAYQEPNKEGFYGKFGGRFVPETLMTAVLELEEAYRESQADPSFQEELNQLLRQYVGRETPLYYAKNLTQHIGGAKIYLKREDLNHTGAHKINNALGQVLLAKRMGKKKIIAETGAGQHGVATATAAALFNMECTIYMGEEDVKRQALNVFRMELLGAKVEAVTDGSRVLKDAVNAALRSWVANIDDTHYILGSALGPHPFPEIVRDFQSVIGREAKQQYRDLTGQDLPDALVACVGGGSNAIGLFHPFVEDESVAMYGAEAAGLGVDTEHHAATLTKGRPGVLHGSLMDVLQDAHGQILEAFSISAGLDYPGIGPEHSHYHDIKRATYVPVTDEEALEGFQLLSRVEGIIPALESSHAIAFAVKLAKELGPDKSMIVCLSGRGDKDVVQVKDRLEADAAKKGEAHA; encoded by the coding sequence ATGGCATATCAAGAACCAAATAAAGAAGGATTTTACGGAAAATTCGGTGGACGTTTTGTCCCAGAAACATTGATGACGGCAGTATTGGAGTTGGAAGAAGCTTATCGTGAAAGTCAGGCAGATCCAAGTTTCCAAGAAGAGTTAAACCAACTTTTGCGCCAATATGTAGGTCGTGAAACACCTCTTTACTACGCAAAAAACTTGACCCAGCATATCGGCGGAGCCAAGATTTACCTCAAACGTGAAGACCTCAACCATACAGGTGCACACAAGATTAACAATGCCTTGGGACAAGTTTTACTGGCTAAACGTATGGGCAAAAAGAAAATTATTGCTGAAACAGGTGCCGGTCAGCACGGTGTAGCAACTGCAACAGCTGCAGCCCTTTTTAACATGGAATGTACTATCTATATGGGTGAGGAAGATGTTAAACGCCAAGCCCTCAATGTCTTCCGTATGGAACTTTTGGGAGCCAAGGTGGAAGCTGTAACAGATGGTTCGCGCGTGCTCAAAGACGCGGTCAATGCAGCCCTTCGTTCATGGGTAGCCAACATCGATGATACCCACTATATCCTTGGTTCTGCCTTGGGACCTCATCCTTTTCCAGAAATTGTGCGTGATTTCCAAAGTGTTATCGGTCGAGAGGCTAAACAACAGTACCGTGACTTGACAGGGCAAGATTTGCCAGATGCCCTAGTAGCCTGTGTTGGTGGAGGTTCTAATGCTATCGGTCTTTTCCATCCATTTGTGGAAGATGAATCTGTAGCTATGTATGGAGCTGAAGCGGCAGGACTTGGTGTGGATACAGAGCATCACGCAGCTACCTTGACCAAGGGTCGCCCAGGAGTTCTTCACGGTTCTCTCATGGATGTTCTCCAAGATGCCCACGGACAAATCTTAGAAGCCTTCTCTATCTCAGCAGGTTTGGACTACCCAGGTATTGGTCCTGAACATTCTCACTACCACGATATCAAACGTGCGACCTATGTTCCTGTGACAGATGAGGAAGCCTTGGAAGGCTTCCAACTCTTGTCTCGTGTGGAAGGGATTATCCCAGCTTTGGAGTCTAGTCACGCTATCGCCTTTGCGGTGAAATTAGCCAAAGAACTTGGTCCAGACAAGTCTATGATTGTCTGTCTATCAGGTCGCGGGGACAAGGATGTAGTTCAAGTCAAGGACCGTTTGGAAGCAGACGCAGCAAAGAAGGGAGAAGCTCATGCCTAA
- the trpA gene encoding tryptophan synthase subunit alpha: MPKTLTEKLNAIKATGKGIFVPYIMAGDHEKGLDGLAETIHFLEDLGVSAIEVGVPFSDPVADGPVIEEAGLRSLVRGTSTQALVETLKTIETEVPLVIMTYFNPLFQYGIEKFVKDLSDTAVKGLIIPDLPHEHANFVEPFLANTDIALIPLVSLTTGIERQKELIEGAEGFVYAVAINGVTGKSGNYRDDLDKHLAQLRQVADIPVLTGFGVSTQDDVERFNAVSDGVIVGSKIVKALHEGKVAEIADFIREAVAYPE, encoded by the coding sequence ATGCCTAAGACACTAACAGAAAAACTGAACGCTATCAAGGCAACCGGAAAGGGAATTTTTGTTCCCTATATCATGGCTGGAGACCATGAAAAAGGATTAGATGGTCTCGCTGAAACAATTCACTTTTTAGAAGATTTGGGTGTGTCTGCTATTGAAGTGGGAGTTCCTTTCTCAGACCCAGTTGCAGATGGTCCAGTTATCGAAGAAGCAGGCTTGCGCAGTCTAGTTCGCGGAACCTCTACCCAGGCTCTGGTTGAAACTTTGAAGACTATTGAAACAGAAGTTCCACTTGTTATCATGACCTACTTTAACCCCCTCTTTCAGTACGGTATTGAGAAATTTGTCAAAGACCTTTCTGATACAGCGGTTAAGGGTTTGATTATTCCAGATCTCCCTCATGAACATGCTAATTTTGTAGAGCCCTTTTTAGCAAATACAGACATTGCTTTGATTCCACTTGTTAGCTTGACGACAGGAATTGAGCGTCAAAAAGAACTCATTGAGGGAGCTGAAGGTTTTGTTTATGCAGTTGCCATTAACGGGGTGACAGGGAAATCAGGCAATTATCGAGATGATTTGGACAAGCACTTGGCTCAACTGCGTCAAGTGGCTGACATTCCAGTATTGACAGGGTTTGGTGTATCTACACAGGATGATGTAGAACGATTTAATGCAGTATCAGACGGCGTCATCGTCGGTTCCAAGATTGTTAAGGCTCTACATGAAGGAAAAGTAGCAGAAATCGCTGACTTTATCCGAGAAGCAGTAGCTTACCCAGAATAA
- a CDS encoding A24 family peptidase, with protein MIHLYFFLVGAIFASFLGLVIDRFPEQSIIFPASHCDSCQTPLKPLDLIPIVSQIFNRFRCRYCKVRYPFWYALLELGLGLVFLAGSLGFLTLSQVILVTAGLTLSIYDLRHQEYPLLVWLTFHLILMVCYGWNLVMIFFLILGILAHLIDIRIGAGDFLFLASCALIFSLTELLILIQFASTTGILAFLLQKNKERLPFVPFLLFASCMIILGKLLLLG; from the coding sequence ATGATTCACCTTTACTTTTTTCTTGTTGGAGCTATTTTTGCTTCCTTTCTAGGTCTTGTCATTGACCGCTTTCCTGAGCAGTCTATTATCTTTCCTGCTAGTCACTGTGATTCTTGTCAGACTCCCTTGAAACCACTGGATTTGATTCCAATTGTGTCCCAGATATTCAATCGCTTTCGCTGCCGCTATTGCAAGGTTCGATATCCTTTCTGGTATGCCCTTTTGGAGTTGGGGTTAGGACTTGTCTTTCTAGCTGGGTCTTTGGGATTTCTAACTCTGAGTCAAGTCATCCTAGTCACTGCTGGCTTGACTTTGAGCATCTATGACCTTCGACATCAAGAATATCCTTTGCTAGTCTGGCTGACCTTTCACCTAATTCTCATGGTTTGCTATGGTTGGAATCTAGTTATGATTTTCTTTCTTATTCTGGGAATTTTGGCTCACTTAATCGATATCCGCATAGGTGCAGGGGATTTTCTCTTTCTAGCCTCTTGTGCGCTTATCTTTAGTCTGACAGAATTACTAATTTTGATACAGTTCGCTTCTACAACTGGCATTCTAGCTTTTCTCCTACAAAAGAACAAGGAAAGACTCCCATTCGTGCCTTTCCTCTTATTTGCTAGCTGTATGATTATTCTGGGTAAGCTACTGCTTCTCGGATAA